A genomic region of uncultured Roseibium sp. contains the following coding sequences:
- a CDS encoding HD domain-containing protein encodes MPDALARQVAFLLEADKLKEVVRLNQLASGTRRESTAEHCWHVILQTLTFADHAPDSTDIHHVLKLLTVHDLVEIDAGDHWVDESNYAAVKAREKAAAERLFALLPEPQGTEFKKLWLEFEANETAEARFANAMDALHPMVLVFASGIDDPTHAPISAADLRQTKEARLRPFPRLWDYAQSLLDQAAKAGHLLP; translated from the coding sequence ATGCCTGATGCACTTGCCCGTCAGGTCGCCTTTCTGCTGGAGGCCGACAAGCTGAAGGAAGTCGTCCGGCTCAATCAACTGGCCAGCGGCACCAGAAGGGAAAGCACGGCGGAGCACTGCTGGCACGTGATCCTTCAAACGCTGACATTCGCCGATCACGCGCCTGACAGCACCGACATTCACCACGTGCTCAAGCTCCTGACCGTTCATGATCTCGTCGAGATCGACGCCGGAGATCACTGGGTGGACGAGAGCAATTACGCGGCGGTCAAGGCACGGGAGAAGGCCGCTGCCGAACGTCTGTTCGCCCTGCTTCCGGAGCCTCAGGGGACCGAGTTCAAGAAACTCTGGCTCGAATTCGAGGCCAACGAGACCGCAGAGGCCCGGTTCGCCAATGCCATGGATGCCCTGCACCCGATGGTTCTGGTGTTCGCATCCGGCATTGACGACCCCACTCATGCACCGATTTCCGCCGCAGACTTGCGCCAAACCAAGGAAGCAAGACTACGCCCGTTTCCCCGCCTCTGGGACTATGCCCAGAGCCTCCTGGATCAAGCTGCGAAGGCAGGTCACCTGCTGCCTTGA
- a CDS encoding pyridoxine 5'-phosphate synthase — protein sequence MSAVSRLSVNVNAIAMLRNRRDLPWPSVTGLAAIAMEAGAKGITVHPRPDERHIRKADVFDLAELIEDRFPNKELCLEGYPSEDFMRLVEEARPEQVLFVPDDPEQTTSDHGWDFAGDTGLLETAIAASKEWAISVSLFCDPDPAAPEHAARVGAERIEIYTGPYGACYDDKTTAEMELERIVLTASAARECGLGVNAGHDLTVDNIPALIAKAPFVREMSIGHGFTADALIYGFAESVNRFRKAMGEI from the coding sequence ATGTCCGCCGTCTCCCGCCTGTCCGTCAATGTCAACGCCATCGCCATGCTGCGCAACCGGCGGGATCTGCCCTGGCCAAGCGTGACGGGACTTGCAGCGATTGCGATGGAAGCCGGTGCAAAAGGCATCACGGTGCACCCGCGGCCTGACGAGCGGCATATCCGGAAAGCGGACGTATTCGATCTTGCCGAACTGATCGAGGACAGGTTCCCGAACAAGGAACTGTGCCTGGAAGGCTATCCGTCGGAGGACTTCATGCGGCTGGTCGAAGAAGCCCGGCCGGAACAGGTCCTGTTCGTTCCGGATGATCCGGAGCAGACAACCTCCGATCACGGCTGGGATTTTGCCGGAGATACCGGCCTGCTTGAGACGGCGATCGCAGCCTCGAAGGAATGGGCGATCAGCGTTTCGCTGTTCTGCGACCCGGACCCGGCTGCTCCCGAGCATGCCGCACGCGTCGGTGCCGAACGGATCGAGATTTATACTGGTCCCTATGGCGCCTGCTACGACGACAAGACGACTGCGGAAATGGAACTGGAACGCATCGTTCTGACCGCATCTGCCGCCCGCGAATGCGGCCTGGGCGTCAATGCCGGACACGATCTGACCGTGGACAATATCCCTGCCCTCATCGCCAAGGCACCCTTTGTCCGGGAAATGTCCATCGGACACGGCTTTACCGCCGATGCGCTGATTTACGGATTTGCCGAAAGCGTCAACCGGTTCCGCAAGGCGATGGGTGAAATCTGA
- a CDS encoding LysE family translocator, which translates to MSFELWLVFIAVSLLPAVSPGPGVMLAISNTLRFGRNATLASATGNAAGLVIIGYAVAFGFGALMATSALAFTVLKFIGAAYLIYLGLKIWRDKSGFHVTDTSQAIGKSGWKLFLEALLVSVTNPKAILVITALFPQFMRSGRIDLVEISILSFTYAILCFANHAFIAFAGGHLRRFLTSAKRARWVRRITGGLFVGFGSALATASR; encoded by the coding sequence ATGTCGTTTGAACTCTGGCTTGTTTTCATTGCCGTTTCTTTGTTGCCTGCCGTCAGCCCCGGTCCTGGAGTGATGCTCGCCATCAGCAACACGCTCCGGTTCGGACGGAATGCGACGCTTGCGTCGGCAACCGGCAACGCCGCAGGCCTTGTCATCATCGGCTACGCGGTTGCCTTCGGCTTCGGCGCGCTGATGGCAACCTCCGCACTGGCCTTCACGGTGCTGAAATTCATTGGCGCGGCCTACCTGATCTATCTCGGCCTGAAGATCTGGCGCGACAAGTCGGGCTTTCACGTCACCGACACCAGCCAGGCGATCGGCAAGAGCGGCTGGAAGCTGTTCCTGGAGGCCTTGCTAGTCTCGGTCACCAACCCCAAGGCGATCCTCGTGATCACCGCCCTCTTCCCGCAATTCATGCGCTCCGGCCGGATCGACCTGGTGGAGATCAGCATTCTGTCCTTTACCTACGCAATCCTGTGTTTCGCCAACCATGCCTTCATCGCCTTTGCCGGCGGGCACCTGCGCCGGTTCCTGACGTCGGCGAAACGCGCCAGGTGGGTCCGGCGCATCACGGGTGGTCTGTTTGTCGGCTTCGGCTCCGCTTTGGCGACGGCGAGCCGGTAG
- a CDS encoding DCC1-like thiol-disulfide oxidoreductase family protein — MANVPDNANLIVFDADCIFCSGFARFMAKHDRQAGFRFVSARSGLGRSLYEKHGLDPDALETNIVIFNGRAYTKMASFAASMQSLGRPWSFLAVVNLLPDSMANWVYDRIARNRYAFGKRSCPLPSSELKDRLID, encoded by the coding sequence TTGGCAAACGTCCCAGACAACGCAAATCTGATCGTTTTCGATGCCGACTGCATCTTCTGCTCCGGCTTTGCGCGTTTCATGGCAAAACACGACAGACAGGCGGGGTTCCGGTTCGTGAGCGCCCGGTCCGGCCTCGGGCGGAGCCTTTATGAAAAGCATGGCCTCGATCCGGACGCGCTCGAGACGAACATCGTCATCTTCAATGGCCGTGCCTATACGAAAATGGCCTCTTTCGCCGCGTCCATGCAAAGCCTTGGCCGGCCGTGGTCCTTTCTTGCTGTTGTGAACCTGTTGCCGGATTCCATGGCGAACTGGGTCTATGACCGGATTGCGCGAAACCGGTATGCCTTCGGCAAAAGGTCCTGCCCTCTTCCGTCGAGCGAATTGAAGGACCGTTTGATTGACTGA
- a CDS encoding DUF4166 domain-containing protein has translation MTDGTKTAVDMRPSDSTDGPPCLFQRALGARFGDLPRAVRDLHAVTKRSTWQGRARVTRGRSAIGGVICRIVGFPPEADDIPVSVTIDRRGDTEVWYRDFGGKPFASVLCLRDSSERGHITERFGVMAFDIDLQLAEDRLEFPVTRGRIMGVPLPKAVLPVSEAGEFETDGRFHFDVRVSLPGIGDLVRYQGFLIAASPSIP, from the coding sequence TTGACTGACGGAACCAAGACGGCTGTCGATATGAGGCCATCCGATAGCACGGACGGTCCGCCCTGCCTATTCCAGCGCGCGCTCGGAGCACGTTTCGGCGACCTGCCGCGAGCGGTGCGTGATCTTCACGCGGTCACGAAAAGGAGCACATGGCAGGGACGCGCCAGGGTCACACGCGGAAGATCGGCCATCGGGGGCGTGATCTGCCGGATCGTCGGGTTTCCGCCGGAAGCGGACGATATCCCGGTTTCCGTGACGATCGATCGCCGCGGCGACACGGAAGTCTGGTACCGCGATTTCGGCGGCAAGCCGTTCGCCTCCGTCCTGTGCCTGCGGGACAGTTCGGAACGCGGCCATATCACCGAACGCTTCGGTGTCATGGCCTTCGATATCGACCTGCAACTAGCGGAGGACCGGCTGGAGTTTCCCGTTACGCGCGGCAGGATAATGGGCGTCCCACTGCCAAAGGCGGTCCTTCCGGTCAGCGAGGCCGGCGAGTTCGAGACAGATGGCCGCTTTCATTTCGATGTCCGGGTTTCCTTGCCCGGTATCGGAGATCTGGTGCGCTACCAGGGTTTTCTAATCGCCGCATCTCCCTCCATACCCTAA